From a region of the Verrucomicrobiota bacterium genome:
- a CDS encoding heme-binding protein has translation MPLPDSGNMIRWVNQRTGQLLLLLLTAVPAFGQMTSNDVATVMAQAVTRASQVSPNSVIAVVDREGFVLGVWSVNGATPATAAFTNLVAEAIARAGTASFLSSDQHAFSSRTALFIVQQNFPPGVKNKPPGPLVGVNFSNLPFTDVNRYKNPTTYVPGMNGGTNGGVVPTPLLGGLDGFPGGVPLFKNGKLIGGVGVAGDGSDAVEVQNLPAAVLKRDTDEDVALAGQIGFEPAKKILGSHVFIDGIRVPYVRTKTRLDLNAVAPLGSIGTNLAEFPITNSPLVSYPLVVVGDTTNELRAPIIDDPIPGTIDGQPRLTASEVTNILKLAAQRAAITRAGIRLPHGQPAQVFISVVNNPNAAGVAPSVLGTLRTPGATMFSWDVSVQKARTAVFFSDTNRAYSSRTVGFLAQSLYPPGIVNTSPGPFFGWQEIYSLFQGTNPLNNAAITNSPTLNPSLPNGITIFPGGFPLYRNGVLIGAIGVSGDGVDQDDLIAASGTVAFLPPDPIRADRSFFRGTRLPYAKFPRNPSL, from the coding sequence TTGCCGCTCCCTGATTCCGGCAACATGATTCGTTGGGTGAATCAACGCACCGGCCAGCTCCTCCTCTTGCTCCTGACGGCGGTTCCCGCCTTCGGTCAGATGACCTCCAACGACGTGGCGACCGTCATGGCCCAGGCCGTCACCCGCGCCAGCCAGGTTTCCCCCAACAGCGTCATCGCCGTGGTGGATCGCGAAGGTTTTGTGCTGGGCGTCTGGAGCGTGAATGGAGCCACACCGGCGACGGCAGCGTTCACGAATCTCGTCGCCGAAGCGATTGCTCGCGCGGGCACGGCTTCATTCCTAAGCAGTGACCAGCACGCGTTCAGCTCGCGCACGGCGCTGTTCATTGTTCAGCAGAATTTTCCGCCCGGTGTGAAAAACAAGCCGCCCGGCCCGCTGGTAGGCGTGAACTTTTCCAACCTGCCGTTCACGGACGTGAACCGCTACAAGAACCCCACCACTTACGTTCCGGGTATGAACGGTGGGACGAATGGCGGTGTGGTGCCGACTCCCCTGCTGGGCGGCCTGGACGGTTTTCCCGGCGGCGTGCCGCTGTTCAAGAATGGGAAACTCATCGGCGGTGTCGGTGTGGCCGGTGACGGCTCCGACGCGGTGGAAGTTCAAAATCTGCCGGCGGCGGTTTTGAAGCGGGACACGGATGAAGACGTGGCTCTGGCGGGACAAATTGGTTTTGAACCGGCCAAAAAAATCCTTGGCTCGCATGTGTTCATCGACGGGATACGCGTGCCGTATGTCCGCACCAAGACGCGTCTCGACCTGAACGCCGTGGCGCCGCTGGGCAGCATCGGCACAAATCTTGCCGAATTTCCAATCACCAATTCACCACTGGTCAGCTATCCGCTGGTCGTTGTTGGCGATACCACGAATGAACTGCGCGCGCCGATCATCGACGACCCGATTCCCGGTACGATTGACGGACAGCCACGCCTGACAGCGAGTGAAGTTACAAACATTTTGAAACTTGCCGCGCAACGCGCCGCGATCACGCGCGCGGGTATTCGTCTGCCGCACGGGCAACCGGCGCAAGTATTCATCTCGGTGGTCAACAATCCAAACGCGGCCGGTGTCGCGCCAAGTGTCCTGGGCACATTGCGCACGCCGGGCGCGACAATGTTCAGTTGGGATGTCTCGGTGCAAAAGGCGCGCACCGCCGTGTTTTTCTCCGACACCAATCGCGCTTACTCCTCACGCACCGTCGGTTTTCTCGCGCAGAGTCTGTATCCGCCCGGCATTGTGAACACTTCACCCGGCCCGTTCTTCGGCTGGCAGGAAATTTACTCGCTGTTTCAAGGCACGAACCCGTTGAATAACGCGGCCATCACCAACTCGCCGACGCTGAATCCCAGCCTGCCGAACGGCATCACAATCTTTCCCGGCGGCTTTCCGCTCTATCGCAACGGCGTGTTGATCGGGGCGATTGGTGTTAGTGGCGACGGCGTGGATCAGGACGACCTCATCGCCGCATCCGGCACGGTGGCATTCCTGCCGCCGGACCCCATCCGAGCCGACCGCTCGTTTTTTCGCGGTACACGCCTGCCTTACGCAAAATTTCCGCGGAATCCGTCGCTGTAA
- a CDS encoding ketose-bisphosphate aldolase — protein sequence MPLTHTKELFAKALKGKYALGAFNVNNMELLQAIVEACEEEKAPVMLQISKGARQYANPVYLKKLIEAAISVTNIPIAVHLDHGDSFELCKECIDEGFTSVMIDASHEPFEKNVEICKKVVDYAHKHDCVVEGELGMLVGAQHDDGEEGGGYSKGGCYTHPDEAVDFVKRSGVDSLAVAIGNSHGAYKFKGEQHLDLERLKAIKKALMDAGLGDYPLVLHGASSVPKELTEEINKYGGKLGTETAGVPEADIEIARRVGCTKVNIDTDLRLAMTAAIRKVFAENPKEFDPRKYLGPARAQVKELVRHKVKNVLCCAGHAFD from the coding sequence ATGCCACTGACACATACCAAAGAATTGTTCGCCAAGGCCCTCAAGGGGAAATACGCGCTCGGCGCTTTCAACGTCAACAACATGGAATTGCTCCAGGCCATCGTCGAGGCGTGTGAGGAGGAAAAGGCCCCGGTCATGCTCCAGATTTCCAAGGGCGCGCGCCAGTACGCCAACCCGGTCTATCTCAAGAAATTGATTGAAGCTGCCATCAGCGTGACCAACATCCCCATCGCCGTCCATCTCGATCACGGCGATTCGTTCGAACTATGCAAGGAGTGCATCGACGAGGGCTTTACCAGCGTGATGATCGATGCCAGCCACGAGCCGTTCGAAAAGAACGTTGAGATTTGCAAGAAGGTCGTGGACTACGCCCACAAGCACGACTGTGTTGTCGAGGGCGAACTCGGCATGTTGGTCGGCGCGCAGCACGACGACGGCGAGGAAGGCGGCGGCTATTCCAAGGGCGGCTGCTACACGCATCCCGACGAGGCGGTGGATTTTGTGAAACGTTCCGGGGTCGATTCGCTCGCGGTCGCCATTGGCAATTCGCACGGCGCTTACAAGTTCAAGGGCGAACAGCACCTCGACTTGGAACGCCTCAAAGCCATCAAGAAGGCGCTCATGGATGCGGGTCTGGGCGATTATCCACTGGTGCTCCACGGCGCGTCAAGCGTCCCGAAAGAACTCACCGAGGAGATCAACAAGTACGGCGGCAAGCTGGGCACCGAAACCGCCGGTGTGCCGGAGGCGGACATTGAGATCGCCCGCCGCGTTGGTTGCACCAAAGTGAACATCGACACCGACCTGCGCCTCGCCATGACCGCCGCCATCCGCAAGGTGTTTGCAGAGAATCCCAAGGAGTTTGATCCGCGCAAGTATCTCGGCCCGGCGCGCGCGCAGGTGAAGGAATTAGTCCGGCACAAGGTCAAGAACGTCCTCTGCTGCGCCGGTCACGCGTTTGACTGA
- a CDS encoding sugar phosphate isomerase/epimerase, which produces MKSSKLFFFSLAFVTSSLLLTGTTCGADHAMQVGIQTWTLRNMDFDQVVDFCVKHKIKYVQMIDKHINPKGPLEETKRKKAILDKNGLVCYTFGVNGTSMDKEDNRKLFEFARVMGIKVIVVEPRQMAQWDNLEELVKEYDIKLAIHNHGLTSTYGNPETVKKILNARDKRIGVCLDAGHATGAGFDIAKVFREYDGRVFDIHLKDKKVEKVDGKETIHDVEIGTGQANYKGLFAELKRANWNGVLAVETDNDAFAKSPDHYVDSAIEFVKANEP; this is translated from the coding sequence ATGAAATCATCGAAGCTGTTTTTCTTTTCGCTGGCGTTTGTCACTTCGTCGTTGCTCCTCACTGGCACCACGTGCGGCGCGGATCACGCAATGCAGGTCGGCATTCAGACCTGGACGTTGCGCAACATGGATTTCGACCAGGTGGTGGATTTCTGCGTGAAGCACAAGATCAAATACGTGCAGATGATCGACAAACACATCAACCCCAAAGGTCCGCTTGAAGAAACCAAGCGCAAGAAAGCGATCCTCGATAAGAACGGCCTGGTCTGTTACACTTTTGGTGTGAACGGGACTTCCATGGACAAGGAGGACAACCGGAAGTTATTCGAGTTCGCCAGGGTCATGGGCATCAAAGTCATCGTGGTCGAACCCCGTCAAATGGCGCAGTGGGACAATCTGGAGGAGTTGGTCAAGGAGTACGATATCAAGCTGGCGATTCATAATCACGGCCTGACTAGCACTTACGGCAACCCGGAAACAGTGAAGAAAATTCTCAATGCGCGCGACAAACGCATCGGGGTCTGCCTCGACGCCGGACACGCCACCGGAGCGGGCTTTGACATCGCCAAGGTTTTCCGCGAATACGACGGTCGAGTTTTCGACATTCATCTGAAGGACAAGAAAGTTGAAAAGGTGGATGGGAAGGAAACGATTCACGATGTGGAGATCGGGACGGGCCAGGCCAACTACAAAGGTTTGTTTGCCGAATTAAAGCGCGCGAATTGGAACGGCGTGCTCGCCGTCGAAACCGACAACGACGCGTTCGCCAAAAGCCCCGACCACTACGTGGATAGCGCAATAGAATTCGTCAAGGCAAACGAACCTTGA